In the Flavisolibacter tropicus genome, one interval contains:
- a CDS encoding metallophosphoesterase, giving the protein MTKRFISSVLLFLIAANLSYSQEKYQKPVLEQKGSWSLIMVPDLQNYAKWGRNQPLMDLMTAWIVDNIDSLNIKMVMGVGDLVNNDEKITNDYDGDQTTLSQWQAVSKAFAKLDGKVPYIAATGNHDYSIDREGNRTSHYSEFFTIDRNHLNQKILVQNSRNEQGKPTLENAAYEIKGLNGKDYLFMTVENAPRDTVLTWAKKVAALEQYKNHRVILSTHEYLNTKDVHTNGEITWLYWQPYNINNQIQKSPRIKLPDATNGKGVWEKLVQPSSNIELVLCGHISGEGYRSDINKAGKPVHQVLFDAQSMGGGHLEGNGGDGWLRILEFFPDGKTVKVKTFSPLFGISPTTQKFAWKKDARNELTIKFD; this is encoded by the coding sequence ATGACAAAGCGGTTTATTAGTAGTGTACTCTTGTTTTTAATAGCAGCGAATCTTTCTTATTCCCAGGAGAAATACCAAAAACCTGTACTGGAGCAAAAAGGTTCCTGGTCGTTGATCATGGTGCCTGACCTTCAGAATTATGCGAAATGGGGAAGGAACCAGCCCTTAATGGATCTGATGACAGCGTGGATCGTTGACAATATCGATTCATTAAATATTAAGATGGTGATGGGGGTAGGCGACCTGGTAAACAACGATGAAAAGATCACCAATGATTATGACGGTGATCAAACAACGCTAAGCCAGTGGCAGGCCGTGTCAAAAGCTTTTGCCAAATTGGATGGCAAGGTGCCCTATATTGCTGCAACCGGCAACCATGACTACAGCATAGATAGAGAGGGCAACCGTACCTCTCATTATAGTGAATTCTTCACTATCGATCGGAACCATTTGAACCAGAAAATACTGGTTCAAAATTCAAGGAATGAACAAGGCAAACCAACGCTGGAAAACGCAGCTTATGAAATTAAGGGATTAAACGGGAAGGACTACCTGTTTATGACGGTGGAGAATGCCCCAAGAGATACCGTTTTAACATGGGCAAAAAAAGTGGCAGCACTGGAACAATATAAAAATCACCGGGTCATCCTATCTACGCATGAATACCTGAATACAAAGGATGTTCATACCAATGGCGAAATCACCTGGCTGTATTGGCAACCGTATAACATTAACAATCAGATTCAGAAATCTCCGCGAATTAAACTTCCAGACGCCACTAATGGGAAAGGAGTTTGGGAAAAGCTGGTGCAGCCTTCTTCCAATATTGAGTTAGTGCTATGCGGTCATATTTCTGGTGAAGGCTACAGAAGTGATATCAATAAAGCTGGAAAACCCGTTCACCAGGTTCTCTTTGATGCGCAATCAATGGGTGGCGGTCACTTGGAGGGTAATGGAGGGGATGGCTGGTTAAGAATATTGGAATTTTTCCCTGATGGGAAAACAGTAAAAGTGAAAACATTTTCCCCTTTATTCGGCATATCACCTACAACACAAAAGTTTGCCTGGAAAAAGGACGCCAGGAATGAACTCACCATCAAGTTTGATTAA
- a CDS encoding SusC/RagA family TonB-linked outer membrane protein: MKLIAFINQQPLPSTARKWLSRLCLIPKLVTALLFFFLVLASPVKAKGFFQQREVKGRVTDEQEKPLSGVSISLKGSSIGTTTNENGEFAITLSSGNGVLVFSNVGFAEREVTVNGQSVLNLSLKRDVANLNEVVVVGYGTQKKGNLTGSVAVVNSKQLERRPNVSTSNALQGLAPGVTVTSQTGAPGGDGAQIRIRGINSFGGSSSNPLVIIDGVAGSLDDVDANLIESISILKDAASSAIYGSRAANGVILITTKRAKDKLSINYKGYVGRQMATAIPEVTDGLTYMRVFNDASMNDNGIKIYSDQDIEKFRQKYAANPSNYDWQDAILQGSGLTHSHFISVMANSGIVRAVPSLSYVDQEGIIKNTNFKRYTFRNNLDITPSNKFNVKFDVAVTNKDRLQIADEGTIWNYLGRMPTNIPIRNADKWSDGWVKVNPVGYIADGGNRKTNNLEFWGNLSLNYKPADWLSLSGMVAPRYLTRNTHAFTKSVMTYYEDGSEAGAANTFTDLSEAAYRYFYGTYQFQATAQKSFKDHNFSVMAGTSRETYDEKLLSGYRRDFLYDTYEQLTAGADNATKDNNGTQNQWALVSGFGRFNYNFQGKYLLEANLRYDGTSRFIGDNRWAAFPSFSAGWLVSNESFMNNIKPIVNMLKIRGSWGKLGNQNIGSSYYPFAEALTLGSVSMGGNIYQMITQTTLSNPDLRWEETVMKGVGIDASLFNKLSVTLDWYDKTTDGILLKLNTSQLTGLASPYQNAAVVSNKGWEVSTRYDNKWGDFQLGVGLNLSDVKNKIVDMKGQSSGDLLRQQEGYAINSIYGYRADGFYQTQEEINKGPVQIGTLKPGDVRYVDIAGAVDANGKSTPDGKITDADKVIIGSTIPRYTYGGNLDLGWKGIRLSTLIQGVGKVDGYLNSHYVIPAANSSSIKPWQLDYWTPDNRDAALPRVSITSTNNTQNSTLWMRSAAYLRVKNIQLGYELPKRLLGKVGMQSAFIYVNGQNVFTSTKFYQGYDPEINYNAGASDGVSLGGGNYYPQVKVFTFGIDIKF; encoded by the coding sequence ATGAAATTGATTGCTTTCATCAACCAACAACCGCTGCCATCTACTGCGCGTAAGTGGCTCAGCAGGCTTTGCCTGATTCCAAAACTGGTAACAGCGCTGCTCTTCTTTTTTTTAGTACTGGCTAGTCCGGTAAAAGCCAAAGGCTTCTTTCAGCAACGAGAAGTGAAGGGTAGGGTAACCGACGAACAAGAAAAGCCTTTATCCGGTGTAAGCATCAGCTTGAAAGGATCTAGTATTGGAACAACCACCAATGAAAACGGCGAATTTGCTATTACGCTATCGTCCGGTAATGGAGTGTTGGTTTTTTCAAATGTTGGCTTTGCAGAGCGCGAGGTAACAGTAAATGGACAATCAGTATTGAATCTATCACTTAAAAGAGATGTGGCCAATCTGAATGAAGTGGTTGTGGTGGGGTATGGCACACAAAAGAAGGGCAACTTAACCGGCTCTGTTGCTGTTGTTAATAGTAAACAATTGGAGAGACGGCCCAATGTTTCAACTTCTAATGCATTGCAAGGGCTTGCTCCAGGTGTAACCGTTACATCGCAAACGGGTGCTCCCGGCGGCGATGGAGCGCAGATCCGAATCAGAGGCATTAATTCCTTTGGTGGTTCCAGTAGTAACCCGCTAGTAATTATTGATGGTGTAGCCGGATCGCTGGATGATGTGGATGCGAACCTGATAGAATCGATTTCTATTTTAAAGGATGCGGCTTCTTCCGCTATATATGGTTCCAGGGCGGCTAACGGCGTGATATTGATCACTACCAAAAGAGCTAAGGATAAACTGTCAATAAACTATAAAGGGTATGTGGGAAGACAAATGGCAACGGCCATTCCAGAAGTAACAGATGGTTTAACCTACATGCGTGTGTTCAATGACGCCAGCATGAATGATAATGGCATCAAAATCTACAGCGATCAGGACATTGAGAAGTTCAGACAGAAGTATGCTGCTAATCCATCTAACTACGATTGGCAGGATGCCATATTGCAAGGTAGCGGGTTAACGCATAGTCATTTTATTTCTGTAATGGCAAACAGCGGAATCGTTCGTGCTGTTCCATCGCTGAGTTATGTAGACCAGGAGGGCATCATTAAAAACACCAATTTCAAGCGCTATACATTTCGTAATAACCTGGATATAACGCCTAGCAATAAGTTCAATGTCAAGTTTGATGTAGCTGTTACAAACAAGGACCGCTTGCAAATTGCAGATGAAGGAACCATCTGGAACTATTTAGGACGAATGCCTACCAATATTCCGATTCGCAACGCTGATAAGTGGTCTGATGGATGGGTGAAAGTTAACCCTGTTGGTTATATTGCCGATGGTGGAAACCGGAAAACAAATAACCTGGAATTCTGGGGCAACCTGAGTCTTAATTATAAGCCTGCCGACTGGTTATCCCTTTCAGGAATGGTGGCACCTCGCTATTTGACACGTAATACACATGCTTTTACAAAAAGTGTAATGACGTATTATGAAGATGGATCAGAAGCTGGTGCTGCTAACACATTCACCGATCTATCAGAAGCAGCCTACAGATATTTCTATGGCACTTATCAATTCCAGGCCACAGCTCAAAAAAGTTTTAAGGATCACAACTTCAGTGTAATGGCTGGAACGTCAAGAGAAACCTATGATGAGAAACTCTTGTCAGGTTACAGAAGAGATTTTCTGTATGATACTTACGAACAACTGACAGCTGGTGCAGACAACGCCACAAAAGATAATAATGGTACGCAGAACCAGTGGGCATTAGTATCTGGCTTTGGCAGGTTCAATTATAACTTCCAGGGTAAGTACTTGCTGGAAGCTAATTTAAGATATGATGGTACCTCACGTTTTATCGGAGACAATCGTTGGGCGGCCTTCCCTTCTTTTTCTGCAGGATGGCTTGTATCGAATGAGTCTTTCATGAACAATATCAAACCTATTGTGAACATGCTTAAGATCAGGGGCTCCTGGGGTAAGTTAGGTAACCAGAATATCGGTTCTTCTTACTATCCTTTCGCAGAAGCCTTGACTTTGGGTAGTGTTTCCATGGGTGGAAATATTTACCAGATGATCACGCAAACAACGCTATCAAATCCTGATCTACGTTGGGAAGAAACCGTAATGAAAGGTGTGGGTATAGATGCCAGCTTGTTTAATAAATTATCTGTCACATTGGACTGGTATGATAAAACAACAGATGGCATTCTGCTGAAACTAAATACTTCGCAACTGACCGGTCTTGCTTCTCCTTACCAGAACGCTGCCGTGGTAAGCAATAAAGGTTGGGAGGTTTCTACACGGTATGATAACAAGTGGGGTGATTTCCAGCTGGGCGTAGGACTGAATTTATCCGATGTGAAAAACAAGATTGTGGATATGAAAGGTCAGTCATCCGGCGACTTGTTACGTCAGCAGGAGGGATATGCGATCAATTCCATTTACGGTTATAGAGCCGATGGTTTTTACCAGACACAGGAAGAGATCAACAAAGGCCCTGTACAGATTGGAACCTTAAAACCCGGGGATGTTAGATATGTAGATATTGCAGGTGCTGTTGATGCAAATGGTAAATCTACACCCGATGGTAAAATTACAGATGCCGATAAAGTGATTATTGGTAGCACTATTCCGCGCTATACGTATGGTGGTAATCTGGACCTGGGATGGAAGGGCATACGTTTGAGCACGCTTATTCAAGGGGTAGGTAAAGTGGATGGTTATTTGAACTCGCATTATGTGATACCAGCGGCTAACTCAAGCTCAATCAAGCCTTGGCAGTTGGATTACTGGACCCCAGATAACAGGGATGCTGCCCTGCCTAGAGTATCCATTACATCTACCAACAATACGCAGAACTCTACTTTATGGATGCGAAGTGCTGCTTACTTACGTGTGAAGAATATTCAATTGGGTTATGAACTACCAAAACGCTTATTAGGAAAGGTAGGTATGCAAAGCGCATTTATTTATGTAAACGGACAAAACGTATTTACAAGTACCAAATTCTACCAGGGATACGATCCTGAAATTAACTACAATGCCGGTGCATCAGATGGTGTGTCATTAGGTGGTGGTAATTACTATCCGCAGGTTAAAGTATTCACATTTGGTATTGATATAAAATTCTAA
- a CDS encoding MFS transporter, whose translation MMTNNTLANRAGIAPSLLYGYLGILIFMMGDGMEVGWLSPYLIERGMSVQQTATLFSVYGITIAVSSWFSGVLAESFGPKKTMTIGLLLYLLGTAVFIGLGIQELNVPVMLGSYALRGFGYPLFAYSFLVWISYATPKSQLGRAVGWFWFVFTGGLNVLGAFYSSWAIRELGQINALWSAVLWVVIGALFALVLNKARFEKRTSSQNHLGELLKGLTIVKQEPKVLLGGIVRVINTTAQFAFPVFLPTYMDAHGFSTTEWLYIWGTIFTSNILFNLVFGFVGDRLGWQKTVQWFGGVGCALTTLLLFYIPQYAPGNYWTVMTAGILWGACLAGYVPLSALVPSLVTKDKGAAMAILNLGAGLAVFAGPVVVGLFIGPVGAEGVIWILAGLYLVSAVLTQFITLPSKKEVAVPQVKPQLVTAVENG comes from the coding sequence ATGATGACCAACAACACCCTAGCAAATAGAGCCGGCATCGCTCCATCACTCTTGTATGGTTACCTGGGTATATTAATATTCATGATGGGCGATGGCATGGAAGTAGGATGGTTAAGTCCTTACCTGATTGAACGAGGTATGAGTGTACAGCAGACGGCTACACTTTTCTCCGTCTATGGAATAACGATAGCGGTTTCTTCCTGGTTCTCCGGTGTGTTGGCGGAGTCGTTTGGCCCTAAAAAAACAATGACCATAGGTTTATTGTTATACTTACTTGGAACGGCTGTTTTTATTGGTTTAGGCATACAAGAGTTAAACGTGCCGGTAATGTTAGGATCCTATGCCTTGCGTGGTTTTGGATATCCTTTATTTGCCTATTCCTTCCTGGTTTGGATCTCTTATGCAACGCCTAAGAGCCAGTTGGGTAGGGCAGTAGGTTGGTTCTGGTTTGTATTTACCGGTGGGTTAAATGTACTGGGCGCCTTTTACTCAAGTTGGGCCATTCGTGAATTAGGTCAAATTAATGCATTATGGAGCGCTGTCCTTTGGGTGGTAATAGGGGCCCTTTTTGCACTAGTACTTAACAAGGCAAGATTTGAAAAAAGAACATCCTCGCAAAATCATCTTGGCGAGCTGTTAAAAGGCTTGACCATTGTTAAGCAAGAGCCCAAAGTATTGTTGGGTGGAATTGTTCGCGTCATCAACACCACGGCGCAATTTGCCTTTCCTGTTTTCCTGCCTACCTATATGGATGCTCATGGATTCTCTACAACGGAGTGGTTGTATATCTGGGGAACCATTTTTACAAGCAATATTTTATTCAACCTGGTCTTTGGTTTTGTAGGAGACCGGCTAGGTTGGCAGAAGACGGTTCAATGGTTTGGTGGTGTAGGATGCGCGCTTACCACTTTATTGCTCTTCTATATACCGCAATATGCTCCTGGTAATTATTGGACTGTAATGACAGCGGGAATTCTGTGGGGAGCTTGCCTGGCTGGTTATGTACCGCTTTCTGCATTAGTGCCTTCATTGGTCACAAAAGACAAAGGTGCTGCTATGGCTATACTTAACCTTGGGGCAGGACTGGCCGTATTTGCAGGCCCTGTTGTCGTAGGGTTGTTTATTGGTCCAGTAGGCGCAGAGGGTGTGATCTGGATATTGGCCGGCCTGTATTTAGTAAGCGCTGTGCTTACCCAATTTATCACTTTACCATCTAAGAAGGAAGTAGCAGTGCCACAGGTGAAGCCTCAATTAGTAACCGCTGTAGAAAACGGGTAA
- a CDS encoding MFS transporter, which translates to MRKPNKGFLTPERRRWFIIAVIFIAIIFNYMDRQIVSILKPILKTEFNLNDEGYAVIINLFTICYAVMYPVSGWLVDRFGSRLVMFYGIIAWSLACIGGGLSRTVGQFGFFRSMLGMAEPTNFPAQLKVVTIWFSGKMRATANSLCVAGSSIGAILAPPAVAWLALTFSWHTAFIVLGAVGLLIAILWKVIYQDPPPHIAAEAIGSTATSSQEAFKWGQLWRTKSLWGILLIRFVSDPVWYFCLFWLPGYLQEKSGLTLAQVGMFGWIPFLVADLGAIGTSAWSDSMVRRGQQPLKARKIMLSLIGVLAPLCVLTPYLPNAASTLVVFSLVAVACLSWLFTVSVVVAEAFPVKNVASVLGIAGGFGAVGAVLFNYFVGQFIGTLGAEKIFIAMAFMHPIAIVVLWTMVRPEKPSKSNTEVSVMDQPLEVITQ; encoded by the coding sequence ATGAGAAAACCGAACAAAGGATTTTTAACGCCGGAGCGGAGAAGGTGGTTTATAATAGCCGTTATTTTCATCGCTATCATCTTCAATTATATGGACAGGCAGATAGTATCCATTCTGAAGCCTATCCTTAAAACAGAGTTCAATTTGAATGATGAAGGTTATGCGGTTATTATAAACCTCTTCACGATCTGTTATGCAGTAATGTATCCCGTATCAGGTTGGCTGGTAGATCGATTCGGCTCCCGGTTGGTCATGTTCTATGGGATCATTGCTTGGTCATTGGCCTGTATTGGTGGCGGACTTTCCCGAACGGTAGGACAATTTGGCTTCTTCAGGTCTATGTTGGGCATGGCGGAGCCTACCAATTTCCCTGCGCAACTGAAAGTAGTGACCATTTGGTTTTCAGGAAAAATGCGTGCAACAGCAAATAGTTTGTGCGTGGCCGGTAGTTCTATTGGCGCTATCCTGGCGCCACCTGCCGTAGCCTGGCTGGCATTGACATTTAGCTGGCACACCGCATTCATTGTATTAGGGGCTGTAGGTTTACTCATCGCTATTTTATGGAAGGTGATCTACCAGGATCCACCGCCACATATAGCAGCCGAAGCAATTGGTTCAACCGCTACTTCTTCGCAGGAAGCCTTTAAGTGGGGACAGTTGTGGAGAACAAAAAGCCTATGGGGTATTTTACTGATCCGCTTTGTAAGCGACCCGGTTTGGTACTTCTGTTTATTCTGGTTGCCCGGTTACTTGCAGGAGAAGTCAGGGCTTACCCTGGCGCAGGTAGGTATGTTTGGTTGGATACCTTTTTTGGTGGCAGACCTGGGTGCCATTGGTACTTCTGCCTGGTCTGACTCCATGGTGCGCAGAGGGCAGCAACCCCTAAAGGCGCGTAAGATCATGTTGTCACTTATCGGTGTATTAGCTCCCTTATGTGTACTGACACCCTACCTTCCCAATGCAGCTTCTACACTGGTTGTTTTTAGCCTGGTGGCAGTAGCCTGCCTTAGTTGGTTGTTTACAGTTAGTGTAGTGGTAGCAGAAGCTTTCCCTGTAAAAAATGTAGCTAGTGTACTAGGTATAGCCGGTGGATTTGGTGCCGTAGGTGCAGTTCTGTTTAACTATTTTGTTGGACAGTTCATTGGCACCCTGGGTGCTGAAAAAATATTTATCGCTATGGCCTTTATGCATCCAATAGCTATTGTGGTTCTATGGACTATGGTGCGGCCCGAAAAGCCATCTAAATCAAATACAGAAGTGTCGGTTATGGACCAACCGCTGGAAGTAATTACTCAATAA
- a CDS encoding endonuclease/exonuclease/phosphatase family protein, with amino-acid sequence MKNKMEGSSRRKFVKGLGAAALLPLLPKFSLAGDHYSETADASRHRVLTCNIRVALPEDEAKGLGWPQRKDICIDVIKKYKPDILCLQEVLKVQAADFKKAFPAYQLIGFDGPEMDAHPEGYHGIAKNPILYDTRRYELIAAGTYWLSETPLVAGSMSWDTARARHANWVRLKEKKSQKEFRVVNLHLDHVSEKAKVEQTKMVVVESAQYQPDFPQILTGDFNTRFQSKVFESVRGDGWKESYETVYGEVEAGYTTHEFQGANYEKGASKGRIDFVWYRGGVKPVDAVIIKDAVNGKYPSDHYFMRADLVIE; translated from the coding sequence ATGAAAAATAAAATGGAAGGTTCGTCCAGAAGAAAATTCGTTAAAGGTCTTGGTGCTGCTGCCTTGTTGCCGCTACTGCCCAAGTTCTCTCTTGCCGGAGATCATTATTCAGAAACGGCTGATGCATCCCGGCACAGAGTGCTCACATGCAACATTCGCGTGGCCCTTCCTGAAGATGAAGCCAAAGGACTGGGATGGCCGCAACGAAAAGATATATGCATCGACGTGATCAAAAAGTATAAACCGGATATTCTCTGTCTGCAAGAAGTGTTGAAGGTGCAGGCTGCTGATTTTAAAAAAGCATTTCCCGCCTATCAGCTTATTGGATTTGATGGACCAGAAATGGATGCCCATCCAGAGGGTTACCACGGCATTGCAAAGAATCCCATACTCTATGATACCCGGCGATACGAGCTGATAGCAGCAGGTACGTACTGGCTGTCTGAGACACCGTTGGTGGCCGGTAGTATGTCGTGGGATACGGCCAGGGCCAGGCATGCCAATTGGGTGCGCCTGAAAGAAAAGAAGTCTCAGAAAGAATTTCGTGTGGTAAACCTGCACCTGGATCATGTTTCAGAAAAGGCAAAGGTTGAACAGACAAAGATGGTAGTAGTAGAAAGCGCTCAATACCAACCTGATTTTCCACAGATACTTACAGGCGATTTTAATACAAGATTTCAAAGTAAGGTATTTGAGTCCGTACGCGGTGATGGCTGGAAAGAGAGCTACGAAACAGTATATGGAGAAGTAGAAGCCGGGTATACTACCCACGAATTCCAGGGTGCTAATTATGAAAAAGGTGCTTCTAAAGGACGAATTGATTTTGTCTGGTACCGGGGAGGCGTAAAGCCGGTAGATGCTGTAATTATAAAGGATGCTGTTAATGGCAAATATCCCAGTGACCACTACTTTATGCGTGCAGATTTAGTTATTGAATAA
- a CDS encoding RagB/SusD family nutrient uptake outer membrane protein, whose amino-acid sequence MKRFNKIYKIAPLALGLTLVLSSCSKIDRSSLNGPSTGTFPANAKEAEMGLYGAYQSLSVLDASSTPIWHVMDNITDIGYARPGTNYTSPITSALTTDNALAVKPWEVHYRSIARCHSVLDNLERIKGAMADPAYKQLDAELRFIRAYCYSQLIELYGDVPLLKSSVDLSNANVPRSPKQEIEQFLIDDLTAVADNLPVSQAQFGRVRASRVAAYMLKARVALYAKQYQVAADAANKAISLAGSQHDLTPFNSTINFVGKDHTVGEPDVSNIFGHQGFATSKEWIWIAEYNKAVPGNTHNQQYYSGSRLGKGVCYWGPTQDLINTFQAKDGLPITESPLYDASKPFENRDPRLDMYCVRPHARYLGYQFEPQTSFSTVKNYWPVINGQSGTPSSVANADATNAFRSFSGYLWRKHVDLADFASTSVSGVSDLDVGIFRFAELLLIYAEAKIEANSIDNTVYDAINRIRRRAQMPDLPAGLTQAQLRKALRYERKVELANDGLRWYDLRRWGIANTVMNGFLYLNRDAKAWTKQVLTGFDDSYTPIYNQTEAKKYFTTQDVVYKVGKDERWPVPKSEMDANNKLVQNNGY is encoded by the coding sequence ATGAAACGATTTAATAAGATATATAAAATAGCTCCACTAGCGTTAGGCTTAACATTGGTCTTATCTTCTTGCAGTAAAATAGATCGTTCCTCGCTGAATGGTCCGTCAACAGGTACATTCCCCGCTAATGCGAAAGAGGCAGAAATGGGATTGTATGGCGCTTACCAATCTTTAAGCGTATTAGATGCTTCAAGCACCCCCATCTGGCATGTAATGGATAATATTACCGATATCGGTTATGCCAGACCCGGTACCAATTACACGTCACCTATTACGAGTGCCCTTACAACGGATAATGCATTGGCTGTTAAACCCTGGGAAGTGCACTACCGGAGCATAGCCCGTTGTCACTCCGTTTTGGATAACCTTGAACGAATAAAAGGTGCGATGGCCGATCCGGCATATAAGCAACTGGATGCTGAATTACGTTTTATCCGTGCTTACTGCTATTCACAACTCATCGAGTTGTATGGCGATGTCCCTTTGCTGAAGTCTTCTGTTGATTTAAGTAATGCCAATGTTCCAAGAAGTCCAAAGCAAGAGATCGAACAATTTTTGATTGATGACTTAACAGCTGTTGCGGATAACCTCCCGGTATCACAGGCACAATTTGGCCGTGTCAGAGCATCGCGTGTAGCGGCCTATATGCTTAAGGCAAGGGTAGCGCTGTATGCAAAGCAATACCAGGTAGCCGCTGATGCAGCCAATAAAGCCATTAGCTTGGCTGGCTCCCAACATGATCTAACACCATTCAACAGTACGATCAATTTTGTTGGAAAAGATCACACCGTTGGTGAGCCTGATGTATCAAATATTTTTGGACATCAGGGGTTTGCAACCAGTAAAGAATGGATCTGGATTGCAGAATACAATAAGGCTGTACCTGGCAATACGCATAACCAACAATACTATTCGGGATCAAGATTGGGGAAAGGGGTTTGTTACTGGGGACCCACACAGGATCTTATCAATACGTTCCAGGCAAAAGACGGATTGCCTATTACAGAGTCTCCATTATACGACGCATCGAAACCGTTTGAAAACCGAGATCCACGTTTGGACATGTACTGCGTACGTCCGCACGCCCGCTATTTAGGCTACCAGTTTGAACCGCAAACAAGTTTTTCAACTGTGAAGAATTACTGGCCTGTTATCAATGGACAAAGTGGTACCCCTTCTTCAGTAGCGAATGCGGATGCTACAAATGCTTTCCGTTCGTTTAGCGGTTATCTGTGGCGTAAGCACGTAGATCTTGCTGATTTTGCCTCCACTTCAGTGAGCGGGGTATCCGATTTAGATGTTGGTATCTTCCGTTTTGCAGAATTGTTATTGATCTATGCCGAGGCAAAGATTGAAGCCAATAGTATTGACAATACTGTATATGATGCGATCAACCGTATACGCCGCCGCGCGCAAATGCCTGATTTGCCTGCTGGTTTGACACAAGCGCAATTACGGAAAGCGTTACGCTATGAGCGCAAAGTAGAATTGGCCAATGATGGCTTAAGATGGTATGATCTGCGCCGTTGGGGAATTGCAAACACTGTAATGAATGGCTTTTTATACTTGAACCGTGATGCAAAGGCCTGGACAAAGCAAGTGCTGACAGGGTTTGATGATAGCTATACGCCTATTTATAATCAAACAGAAGCTAAGAAATATTTCACTACCCAGGACGTAGTTTATAAGGTAGGTAAAGATGAAAGATGGCCGGTTCCCAAATCAGAAATGGATGCGAACAATAAGCTAGTGCAGAATAACGGTTACTAG
- a CDS encoding FAD-dependent oxidoreductase: protein MENQTKYISEPSKTLAVRNEVDVLVVGGGPAGIIAAQAAAEDGLKVALIESRSFVGGNMTIGLPILGFLGQKGNQIIKGLPQKLIDRLKQVDAASEHRPCPLHMSLTLVEPEAVKTVALEALVESGVEVLFYSFCAGVVMEGDELKGIIIESKAGREVILAKVIIDCSGDADVAFKAGVPCEYGNEQGGVQPPTLMFCLGGVDTEQLRLSIAEEPRTYLTDFIPAEYFGQNNQFIVVGLRKLMQQAQEEGYKLPVERTIIITGLRKGEVWINMTRVNGVNGTDPGSLSFGEIEGRRQIEEIQKYLINYVPGFENAYFVKTAPFLGIRETRRIVGQYTMTQEDILSCKHFDDAVAVASYPLDIHHPQGGGCTLVWCGDCYDIPYRSLIPQKVKNLIVAGRCISTTHEAMSAIRVMAPCMAMGEAAGRAAKMAVREQVQPADINVQKLQQELQSKGAYLRIGQEEAVTLG from the coding sequence ATGGAAAATCAAACAAAATATATTAGCGAGCCATCCAAAACATTGGCCGTTCGTAACGAAGTGGATGTATTGGTTGTAGGTGGTGGCCCTGCTGGAATTATTGCTGCTCAGGCTGCTGCAGAAGATGGTTTGAAAGTAGCCCTGATTGAAAGCCGCAGCTTTGTTGGAGGTAATATGACCATTGGCTTGCCTATACTTGGTTTCCTGGGTCAAAAAGGGAACCAGATCATTAAAGGGTTGCCCCAAAAGTTGATAGATCGTCTAAAGCAAGTGGATGCAGCCAGTGAGCACAGACCTTGCCCGTTGCATATGAGTCTTACGTTAGTGGAGCCAGAAGCCGTAAAGACAGTGGCGCTTGAAGCATTGGTGGAGAGCGGTGTAGAGGTATTGTTTTATTCTTTCTGTGCCGGTGTGGTAATGGAAGGCGATGAGCTGAAGGGGATCATAATTGAAAGCAAGGCGGGTAGGGAAGTTATACTGGCAAAGGTGATCATTGATTGTAGCGGCGATGCGGATGTAGCCTTTAAAGCTGGCGTACCCTGCGAGTATGGTAATGAGCAGGGCGGTGTACAGCCTCCAACGCTGATGTTCTGCCTGGGTGGTGTAGATACAGAGCAATTACGTTTGAGCATAGCCGAAGAACCAAGGACCTACCTCACTGATTTTATACCAGCTGAATACTTTGGCCAGAACAACCAGTTTATTGTGGTAGGCTTGCGGAAACTGATGCAACAAGCCCAGGAAGAGGGTTACAAGCTTCCCGTAGAAAGAACCATTATAATTACAGGCTTGCGCAAAGGGGAAGTATGGATAAACATGACACGTGTTAATGGTGTTAATGGAACCGATCCGGGCAGTTTATCCTTTGGGGAGATAGAGGGAAGACGCCAAATTGAAGAAATTCAAAAATACCTGATCAACTATGTCCCGGGTTTTGAAAATGCCTATTTCGTAAAAACGGCTCCCTTCTTAGGTATTCGTGAAACGCGTCGCATTGTAGGCCAATACACGATGACCCAGGAAGATATCTTAAGCTGTAAACATTTCGATGATGCCGTAGCTGTAGCCAGTTATCCTTTAGATATTCACCATCCGCAAGGAGGCGGCTGTACACTGGTATGGTGTGGCGACTGTTATGATATTCCTTACCGTTCCCTGATTCCCCAAAAAGTAAAGAACCTGATTGTGGCCGGTAGATGTATATCTACTACGCATGAAGCCATGTCAGCGATTCGGGTAATGGCGCCTTGTATGGCTATGGGCGAGGCTGCCGGACGTGCTGCAAAGATGGCGGTGCGTGAACAAGTGCAGCCGGCCGATATAAATGTTCAAAAGTTGCAGCAGGAGCTACAAAGTAAAGGAGCTTACCTGCGTATTGGGCAGGAAGAAGCAGTAACACTTGGTTAA